A DNA window from Helianthus annuus cultivar XRQ/B chromosome 15, HanXRQr2.0-SUNRISE, whole genome shotgun sequence contains the following coding sequences:
- the LOC110911132 gene encoding MADS-box transcription factor 23-like, producing MGRGKIAIKRIDDSTNRQVTFSKRRNGLLKKAKELAILCDAEVQVIIFSSTNKLYEYSSSSMTSGIQRYNRCKEENDQVVNSTSDVKLWQMEVAILKQRLQNLHEAHRQLMGEELCGLGVEELHKLENQLEISLQGVRKKKEEILTNEIEELSTKGNLIHQQNIELYRKLHEPRAYAATWDDNNGLAACNSGGIQAHNTTNQNLYQPGQRTHVYR from the exons ATGGGAAGAGGGAAGATTGCAATCAAGAGAATAGATGATTCAACCAATAGGCAAGTAACTTTCTCAAAGCGAAGGAATGGGTTACTGAAGAAAGCAAAAGAGCTAGCCATCTTATGCGATGCTGAAGTACAAGTCATCATCTTTTCCAGTACCAACAAGCTCTATGAATACTCAAGCAGCAG CATGACATCAGGGATTCAACGCTACAACCGCTGTAAAGAAGAAAACGATCAAGTGGTGAACTCAACGTCGGATGTCAAG CTTTGGCAAATGGAGGTTGCAATACTGAAGCAAAGGTTGCAGAATTTGCATGAAGCTCATAG GCAACTGATGGGAGAAGAACTCTGTGGCTTGGGAGTTGAAGAGCTTCATAAACTGGAGAACCAGTTGGAAATAAGCCTACAAGGTGTTCGCAAGAAAAAG GAAGAGATTCTAACCAATGAGATAGAAGAGCTTAGCACAAAG GGGAACCTGATACATCAACAAAATATAGAACTCTACAGGAAG CTACACGAACCAAGAGCATACGCAGCTACATGGGATGATAATAATGGACTTGCTGCGTGTAACTCTGGTGGCATACAAGCTCATAACACTACCAATCAAAATCTATATCAACCTGGTCAGAGGACTCACGTGTACCGCTGA